From a single Populus trichocarpa isolate Nisqually-1 chromosome 17, P.trichocarpa_v4.1, whole genome shotgun sequence genomic region:
- the LOC18099425 gene encoding putative disease resistance protein RGA1 isoform X6 yields the protein MAEAVTSALVSTILGNLNTLVHEELGLVFGIQTEFEKLKRTFMTVQAVLRDAEEKQWKDEAIRTWLKHLKDAAYDADDVLDEFAIEAQRRRQRGGLKNRVRSSFSLDQNPLVFRLKMARKVKKVTEKLDAIADEKNKFILTEGVGENEADRFDWRITSSLVNESEIFGRDKEKEELISLLLANSDDLSVCAICGMGGLGKTTLAQLVYNDASVKGHFDLSIWVCVSVDFDIRRLSRAIIESIEGNPCAIQELDTLQRRLQEKLIGRRFLLVLDDVWDHYHEKWNALKDALRVGARGCAVIITTRLKQVADTMATIPVHLMGRLSEDDSWLLFERLAFGMRRREEYVHLESIGKAIVNKCSGVPLALKALGSFMRFKRNEREWLSVKESEIWNLPDEGGTIKAALKLSYNNLPPHLKQCFGFCCMFPKDYVMEKDQLVKLWMANGFIDPEGQMDLHETGYETFDDLVGRSFFQEVKEGGLGNITCKMHDLFHDLAKSVMTGECYLIEKNRRPRIPQTVRHITFLDKSLCYYYDKALVKGKSLRSLITIQENYSPNEQTSVAPLLKVSAQKKLRTLDLSNFEFEKLPEPIGNLQHLRYLDVSNSSIQKLPESISSLQYLQTLNLSYCSLLYMLPKRMKDMKSLMYLDLTGCDALQCMPSGMGQLTCLRKLGMFIVGTEAGHHIGELQRLNYIGGELSIKDLGNVQGLTDAQNANLMRKTNLQSLSLSWREDDSSKISEANSEDVLCALEPHSNMKKLEISGYRGSKFPDWMMELRLPNLVEISLESCMNCEHLPPFGKLRFLKHLQLKRMDTVKCIGSEMHGDGENPFPSLERLTLGPMMNLEEWETNSMGGREIFTCLDELQIRKCPKLVELPIIPSVKYLTIEDCAVTLLRSVVNFTSITSLRIEGFDELAVLPDGLLQNHTCLQSLTFGSMGSLRSLSNQLNNLSSLKSLGFLFCDKLESLPEGVQNLNSLEMLGICAMMPKMTTLPGLPSSLAELHIVGCLELTSISEGLQHLTALKDLYLAGCVKLNSLPENIQHLTSLSRLRIHGCSNLMSLPEGIRNLEMLRELEIADCPNLERRCKKEKGKDWPKIAHIPTIIINNQLIQSSET from the exons atGGCTGAGGCAGTTACTTCTGCACTTGTTAGCACCATCTTGGGGAACTTGAACACACTTGTGCATGAAGAGCTTGGACTTGTTTTTGGCATCCAGACCGAGTTTGAGAAACTCAAGCGCACCTTCATGACGGTTCAAGCTGTCCTCAGGGATGCCGAGGAGAAGCAGTGGAAAGATGAGGCCATCAGGACTTGGCTGAAACACCTCAAAGATGCTGCCTATGATGCTGATGATGTGCTGGATGAGTTCGCTATTGAAGCTCAGAGGCGCAGACAGCGAGGGGGTCTTAAAAACCGAGTAAGGTCTTCGTTTTCTCTTGATCAGAATCCACTTGTTTTTCGATTGAAAATGGCTCGTAAGGTAAAGAAAGTAACAGAAAAGCTTGATGCCATTGCCGATGAGAAAAATAAGTTCATACTAACAGAGGGAGTTGGAGAGAACGAAGCTGATAGGTTCGATTGGCGGATAACTAGCTCGCTTGTTAACGAATCAGAAATCTTTGGAAGAgacaaggaaaaagaagagcTGATCAGTTTGTTGCTCGCCAATTCAGATGACCTCTCTGTCTGTGCAATATGTGGCATGGGGGGACTGGGGAAGACAACACTTGCTCAATTAGTCTACAACGATGCAAGTGTAAAAGGGCATTTTGATTTGAGTATCTGGGTTTGCGTATCTGTTGATTTCGACATAAGGAGGCTATCAAGAGCCATCATAGAGTCCATTGAAGGCAACCCTTGTGCCATTCAAGAGCTGGACACTTTGCAACGACGCCTACAAGAAAAGTTGATTGGAAGGAGGTTTTTGCTTGTGTTGGATGATGTTTGGGATCATTACCATGAAAAATGGAATGCATTGAAAGATGCATTGAGAGTTGGGGCTAGAGGATGTGCTGTTATAATAACAACTCGTCTAAAGCAGGTTGCTGATACAATGGCTACTATTCCTGTTCACCTAATGGGAAGATTGTCGGAAGATGATTCCTGGCTTCTGTTTGAGCGACTTGCATTTGGAATGAGAAGAAGGGAGGAGTATGTGCACTTAGAAAGTATTGGAAAGGCGATAGTCAATAAGTGCAGTGGCGTTCCTTTAGCTCTAAAGGCATTGGGGAGCTTTATGCGCTTCAAGAGAAATGAACGAGAGTGGTTATCTGTCAAAGAAAGTGAGATTTGGAATCTACCAGACGAAGGTGGCACAATTAAAGCTGCCTTGAAGTTAAGTTATAACAATTTGCCGCCCCATTTAAAGCAatgctttggattttgttgtatGTTTCCGAAGGATTATGTCATGGAGAAAGACCAGTTAGTAAAGCTCTGGATGGCCAACGGATTTATTGATCCTGAAGGGCAAATGGATTTGCATGAGACGGGTTACGAGACTTTTGATGACTTGGTTGGGAGATCATTTTTTCAGGAGGTCAAGGAGGGTGGCTTGGGAAACATAACTTGCAAAATGCATGATCTTTTCCATGATCTCGCAAAATCAGTTATGACAGGAGAATGCTATTTGATCGAGAAGAATAGGAGACCTAGAATTCCGCAGACGGTTCGTCATATAACTTTTCTTGATAAAAGtctttgttattattatgaCAAGGCCCTTGTCAAAGGGAAATCATTGCGGTCGCTGATTACCATTCAGGAAAATTACTCACCGAATGAACAGACTAGTGTTGCTCCTTTACTCAAGGTGTCTGCACAAAAGAAACTACGGACGTTGGATTTAAGCAATTTCGAGTTTGAAAAATTGCCAGAGCCGATTGGTAATTTGCAACATCTAAGGTATCTAGACGTCTCCAACTCTTCGATCCAAAAACTACCTGAATCAATCAGCTCTCTTCAATACTTGCAGACCCTAAATTTGAGTTACTGCTCTCTTCTTTATATGCTACCAAAAAGGATGAAGGACATGAAAAGTCTCATGTATCTTGACCTCACAGGTTGTGATGCGCTTCAATGTATGCCTTCAGGGATGGGACAACTGACTTGTCTGCGAAAGCTTGGCATGTTCATTGTGGGTACAGAGGCTGGTCATCACATAGGGGAGCTGCAAAGACTGAATTACATTGGGGGTGAATTGAGCATCAAGGATCTAGGTAACGTCCAAGGTCTCACAGATGCACAAAATGCTAATTTGATGAGGAAGACAAATCTTCAATCACTGAGTTTGTCTTGGCGAGAAGACGACAGCAGCAAAATCAGTGAGGCAAACAGTGAAGATGTTCTTTGTGCTCTTGAACCCCATTCTAATATGAAGAAGTTAGAGATAAGCGGATATCGAGGATCCAAATTTCCAGATTGGATGATGGAGTTGCGTCTACCAAACCTAGTGGAGATCTCACTAGAATCGTGCATGAATTGTGAACATCTTCCTCCTTTTGGGAAACTGCGGTTTCTTAAGCATCTTCAATTGAAGAGAATGGACACTGTGAAGTGTATTGGCAGTGAGATGCATGGAGATGGAGAGAATCCATTTCCATCATTAGAGAGGCTGACTTTGGGTCCAATGATGAACTTAGAGGAGTGGGAAACAAATAGCATGGGTGGAAGGGAAATTTTCACTTGCCTTGATGAATTACAGATCAGAAAATGCCCCAAGCTGGTCGAGTTAccaattattccgtcggtgaaatatTTAACGATTGAGGACTGCGCTGTAACTTTGCTGAGGTCAGTTGTGAATTTCACTTCTATTACCTCCCTTCGAATTGAGGGCTTCGATGAATTGGCAGTTCTTCCTGATGGACTGTTGCAAAACCATACGTGTCTTCAATCCTTGACATTTGGGAGTATGGGAAGCCTTAGGTCGCTGTCAAATCAGCTAAATAACCTATCTTCTCTAAAGAgtttgggttttttgttttgtgataaACTTGAAAGCTTGCCAGAAGGTGTCCAGAACCTCAATTCCTTGGAGATGTTAGGTATTTGTGCAATGATGCCAAAAATGACTACACTGCCTGGTTTACCTTCGTCTCTTGCTGAGTTGCACATTGTAGGTTGTCTAGAACTCACCTCTATATCCGAGGGGCTGCAACATCTGACAGCACTCAAGGACTTGTATCTTGCTGGATGTGTGAAGTTAAATTCCTTGCCAGAGAATATCCAACATCTCACATCCCTTTCAAGATTGCGTATCCATGGATGCTCTAATTTGATGTCTTTGCCAGAAG GGATAAGGAATCTCGAAATGCTCAGAGAGTTGGAAATTGCAGATTGTCCAAATTTGGAGAGACGgtgcaagaaagaaaaaggaaaggactGGCCTAAGATAGCTCACATCCCtaccatcatcattaataacCAGCTCATACAGTCCTCGGAGACCTGA
- the LOC18099425 gene encoding putative disease resistance protein RGA3 isoform X11, with protein sequence MAEATISALVSTVLGNLNTLVLEELGLVFGIQTEFEKLKRTFMTVQAVLKDAEEKQWKDEAIRIWLTDLKDAAYDADDVLDEFAIEAQRRRQRGGLKNRVRSLFSLHQNPLVFRLKMAHKVKNVREKLDSIANEKNKFRLTEGVGENEADSFDWRITCSLVNESEIYGRDKEKEELISLLLANSDDLSVCAVCGMGGLGKTALAQFVYNDASVKGHFDLSIWVCVSVDFDIRRLSRAIIESIEGNPCTIQEMDTLQRRLQEKLIGRRFLLVLDDVWDHYHEKWNALKDALRVGARGCAILITTRLKQVADKMATIPVHLMGRLSEDDSWLLFERLAFGMRRREDYVHLESIGKAIVNKCSGVPLALKALGSLMRFKRNEREWLSVKESEIWNLPDEGGTILPALKLSYNNLPPHLKQCFGFCCMFPKDYVMKKDELVKLWMANGFIDPAGQMDLHETGYEIFDDLVGRSFFQEFKEDGFGNITCKMHDLIHDLAKSVMIEECYLIEKNRRPRIPKTVRHMTFLGRSLCYYDKDLVKVQSLRSLISIQVDYYRRGALLFKVSSQKKLRTLSLSNFWFVKFPEPIGNLQHLRYLDVSCSLIQKLPESISSLQNLQTLNLSYCPLLYMLPKRMKDMKSLMYLDLTRCDALQCMPSGMGQLTCLRKLGMFIVGTEAGHHIGELQRLNYIGGELSIKDLGNVQGVTDAQNAYLTRKTNLQSLSLSWREDSTSKISEDVLCALEPHSNMKKLEISGYRGSKFPYWMMELRLPNLVEISLESCMNCEHLPPFGKLQFLKSLQLKRMDAVKCIGSEMYGDGENPFPSLERLTFGQMMNLEEWETNTMGGSEIFRCLHELQIGKCPKLVELPIIPSVKELTIGGLQCNFAEVSCEFQFYDLPSN encoded by the exons atgGCTGAGGCAACTATTTCTGCACTTGTTAGCACCGTCTTGGGGAACTTGAACACACTTGTACTTGAAGAGCTTGGACTTGTTTTTGGCATCCAGACCGAGTTTGAGAAACTCAAGCGCACCTTCATGACGGTTCAAGCTGTCCTCAAGGATGCTGAGGAGAAGCAGTGGAAAGATGAGGCAATCAGGATTTGGCTGACAGACCTCAAAGATGCTGCCTATGATGCTGATGATGTGCTGGATGAGTTCGCTATTGAAGCTCAGAGGCGCAGACAGCGAGGGGGTCTTAAAAACCGAGTAAGGTCTTTGTTTTCTCTTCATCAGAATCCACTTGTTTTTCGATTGAAAATGGCTCATAAGGTAAAGAATGTAAGAGAAAAGCTTGATTCCATTGCcaatgagaaaaataagttCAGACTAACAGAGGGAGTTGGAGAGAACGAAGCTGATAGCTTCGATTGGCGGATAACTTGCTCGCTTGTTAACGAATCAGAAATCTATGGAAGAgacaaggaaaaagaagagcTGATCAGTTTGTTGCTCGCCAATTCAGATGACCTCTCTGTCTGTGCAGTATGTGGCATGGGGGGGCTGGGGAAGACAGCACTTGCTCAATTTGTCTACAACGATGCAAGTGTAAAAGGGCATTTTGATTTGAGTATCTGGGTTTGCGTATCTGTTGATTTCGACATAAGGAGACTATCAAGAGCTATCATAGAGTCCATTGAAGGCAACCCTTGTACCATTCAAGAGATGGACACTTTGCAACGACGCCTCCAAGAAAAGTTGATTGGAAGGAGGTTTTTGCTTGTGTTGGATGATGTTTGGGATCATTACCATGAAAAATGGAATGCATTGAAAGATGCTTTGAGAGTTGGAGCTAGAGGATGTGCTATTCTAATAACAACTCGTCTAAAGCAGGTTGCTGATAAAATGGCTACTATTCCTGTTCACCTAATGGGAAGATTGTCGGAAGATGATTCTTGGCTTCTGTTTGAGCGACTTGCATTTGGGATGAGAAGAAGGGAGGATTATGTGCACTTAGAAAGTATTGGAAAGGCGATAGTCAATAAGTGCAGTGGCGTTCCTTTAGCTCTAAAGGCATTGGGGAGCTTGATGCGCTTCAAGAGAAATGAACGAGAGTGGTTATCTGTCAAAGAAAGTGAGATTTGGAATCTACCAGACGAAGGTGGCACAATTTTACCTGCCTTGAAGTTAAGTTATAACAATTTGCCACCACATTTGAAACAATGCTTTGGATTTTGCTGTATGTTTCCGAAGGATTATGTCATGAAGAAAGACGAGTTAGTAAAGCTATGGATGGCCAATGGATTTATTGATCCTGCAGGGCAAATGGATTTGCATGAGACAGGTTACGAGATTTTTGATGACTTGGTTGGGAGATCATTTTTTCAGGAGTTCAAGGAGGATGGCTTCGGAAACATAACTTGCAAAATGCATGATCTTATCCATGATCTTGCAAAATCAGTTATGATAGAAGAATGCTATTTGATCGAGAAGAATAGGAGACCTAGAATTCCTAAGACAGTTCGTCACATGACTTTTCTTGGTAGAAGTCTTTGTTATTATGACAAGGACCTTGTCAAAGTGCAATCATTGCGGTCTCTGATATCCATTCAGGTCGATTATTACCGGCGTGGTGCTCTTTTATTCAAGGTGTCTTCACAAAAGAAACTACGGACGTTGAGTTTAAGCAATTTCTGGTTTGTGAAATTTCCGGAGCCGATTGGTAATTTGCAACATCTAAGATATCTAGACGTCTCTTGTTCTCTTATCCAAAAACTGCCTGAATCAATCAGCTCTCTTCAAAACTTGCAGACCCTAAATTTGAGTTACTGCCCTCTGCTTTATATGCTTCCAAAAAGGATGAAGGACATGAAAAGTCTCATGTATCTTGACCTCACAC GTTGTGATGCGCTTCAATGTATGCCTTCAGGGATGGGACAACTGACTTGTCTGCGAAAGCTTGGCATGTTCATTGTGGGTACAGAGGCTGGTCATCACATAGGGGAGCTGCAAAGACTGAATTACATTGGGGGTGAATTGAGCATCAAGGATCTAGGTAACGTCCAAGGTGTCACAGATGCACAAAATGCTTATTTGACGAGGAAGACAAATCTTCAATCACTGAGTTTGTCCTGGCGAGAAGACAGCACCAGCAAAATCAGTGAAGATGTTCTTTGTGCTCTTGAACCCCATTCTAATATGAAGAAGTTAGAGATAAGCGGATATCGAGGATCCAAATTTCCATATTGGATGATGGAGTTGCGTCTACCAAACCTAGTGGAGATCTCACTAGAATCGTGCATGAATTGTGAACATCTTCCTCCTTTTGGGAAATTGCAGTTTCTTAAGAGTCTCCAATTGAAGAGAATGGATGCTGTGAAGTGTATTGGCAGTGAGATGTATGGAGACGGAGAAAATCCGTTTCCATCATTAGAGAGGCTGACTTTCGGTCAAATGATGAACTTAGAGGAGTGGGAAACAAATACCATGGGTGGAAGTGAAATTTTCAGATGCCTTCATGAATTACAGATCGGAAAATGCCCCAAGCTAGTTGAATTACCAATTATACCGTCGGTCAAAGAATTAACTATTGGAGGACTGCAGTGTAACTTTGCTGAGGTCAGTTGTGAATTTCAGTTCTATGACCTCCCTTCAAATTGA